One Abyssisolibacter fermentans genomic window, CAGCACCTCCTGCTCCACAATCAACTCCTGCAACAATTTTAACTCCTTTTTCTATTGCTATACTAATATTCGTTGGAAAATACTCTTGTTTAAATATTTCTACTTCATTGTAAAACTCACTCCAAAATCCACCATTTTCTATATCGTCTCTTACCTTTTGTAAACACTTTCTCCCAAAAGAATGAAATGGTTCTGGGACTAATTCTTTCATTTCTTCCGTTTCGTATATCTCAGGATTATCTATAATATTTTTCCAATTATAAATAGCATATGCTGTTGGTACCCAATAAACTTCTTTTTCTTTCATAAGATTAAATGTCTCTTCACTAAGTAATCCCATTGGTGAGTGTTCAATACTATCTGCACCTGCTTTAACCGCTTCTGAAAACCCTTTCGTTCCATATATGTTGTGGCAGACAACTTTCAGATCTAGTTTGTTGGCTTCTTCACTAATAGCTCTCAATATTTTAGGTTGCATACTTGCCTCTATTTGTTCTTTTTTCAAACCCTTATCTAATAACTCTGATTTTATATTTTCATCTTCTGCATAAGGATAATTAGAACCAGGAGTAATAGTCTTTATAAAGTCCACTCCTTCTCTTTTAAGCCTTCTAACAACTTCTTTTGCTTCTCTCTCATTATTTGCATCAATAGATAAACCTCGTATTCGAAATAATCGTTCTATGAAAAAACGTAAAAAAGAGCTAAATGGCAAATATGATAATATACTAAAATAACTATACGGAACTGTAATAGCAGGTCCAGATGCTAAAATTCTAGGTCCTATAATTTCACCTTTTTTCACTTTATCTCTATATTTAAAAATTTTATAGCCACGACCACCAGGCATATTTCTAACAGTAGTAACTCCAGAGCGTATAGTTAACCAGCAATTTCGTTCAAATTTATTAATTAATCTTTCAGCATATGGTTTCATAAAATCGTCTACTCCAGATTGAAAAAGATGTACATGAGAATCAATCAAACCCGGAATTACTGTTTTCCCTGAAAGTGTTATTATTTTTGCATCTTCGGATATCTCCAGCTCACCCTCTTTTACAATTTTTTCTATAATGCCATTTCTAATACTTATTGTCATATTCCTCTGCACATGGTCTGTATTACAATCAATTAAATTTACATTCTTTAATATAAGATAATTCGATTTCTTTTTTTTCATATATTTATTCCCCCTTTGTTTCATTCCCCTTTATTTAGAGATATCTTTTTCTCCTTGCAAAGCCTTAACTTCAATGGCACATAACTTTTGAATCTCCATATGTTAGTTCTAACTATTACCCAAATTTGATGGTATTTGCGAACTAAGTTCGTAAATACCACTTATATATTACCTAATGGACAATTATTACTTAAACTCTTATTAGTTACATGTGTATATATCTCAAATCTGTTCCTCCTTCTAATAAGTGAGTAGTAAACGAATCTCTCAAGGTATGTACAGTAACTTTTCTCTTTATTTTTACTTCTGTTCATTCATTTTCAAATAAATTCAGTTAAAAACTATTTTGTTTACCTCCTGTAAAAATCCATTTTTTCTGGTTTGTAAAGCAATTAATTACATACATCATCCTTACACCTACAACATTATAATTTCTATATTTATCTTTTAAATCCTTTTATTACATGTGTAATACTCCGTACTAATCGTTTTAAAAAATACAGCTTCTTTACACTATTTGTTAATAATAAATATGTATTTTATCTTTTCATCTACTGATAATTAACTGAAAATCCTTATGGAAATAATATAAATCTCCAGTTCCAAAGTATGTTAGGGTTATTTTATACAAGGCAGAGGATTTTTTACATTTAAAATCATGTTCTAGTAATAGTAAAAAAACAACCTTGATATTGTTACTCTATCGCAGAAATTGTTCCATAAAAGTTGTTCCATAAAAGTTTTTCTATTCATTTATAATTTAATTGTTGTTTAAAATACATGTAAAAAAAAGAACTACTCAAATATGGTAATTCTAATAATTTTTATCTAATTGTATCCACGTTGAAAGACTAATACTATATTTATGAACAATTCATCTATTTCAACGAGTGCTTGCTCAACATTTCCGTCCATAAATGCATTCATTAATTTAGCATGACTATAATTAACTATATCTGCTAAATCTTATCAATAAAGGAAGCCTTTTGAGATTTCCTTTTAATATTATAAAATTATCTTTTTTCAATAGTTTTTGTTCCGTTAGGATATATAGTAATTTTATAACTATATAAAAATTTTTTAGTATTCTTATCTAATAAACCAAAGTACAAAATGATATATTCAAATCCACCTGAGCACTCAAAATGAGTATAAGTTTTCCCATATTCCCAAGTATAGTTTATACTTTCTTCATCAAAGACATGAAAAGCCCAACGAGGATTATTTTCTCCCATGAATCTTAGCCCACTAATATGAAGATAAAATTTATAGCCTTCTGGTATGGTTTTAGGTATTGTGAAATTTAATAAATCTTTGACTGGATCATAATTACCGAGTTATAAAAACTATCCTTGATATTTGCCTCCTCTGAATGCCTAGATGCTAATATCATTCCTAGAGTAATAGTTAATATTATTATAAACAATAAAATAACTACTCCTATCTTCTTCTTTTTTGTATTGATAAATGATAAAATCCTTTTCATATACTTTCTTTCCTCTACAAAACTAATTAATAATACTGTTTGTATTATTAATTGTTTTTAATAACTCAAATGATTACTCTTATGTAAATATTATATGTACCAGTTTACTTTAATTATGAATATTAATACGAAATAAACATATCACTCTTTTAAGAAATCTTATCTTTTTCCTTATTTTAGTTTTCAATGTACAGACATTTCTTATTTTTACTGCATCATTCATAGGAATATCTTTTTTAAACCCACAAGGAATACCCTAAAATTAGTGAGGCAATGTCTTATAACGTTTCGTACTCCCACCGCCTCTGAACCGAAACCTCAGCGCCTTTCATTATGGTGGTAATTGCACCCTGTGACAAGATGTCCTAGCGAACGGGAGTATTTTGTTATAAGATGTTGCCTCATTCAGCTTCGCAGCTCTTTCCTTAGATTCTTTTTTTAATACTTCATAATTTATTAATTTTAGAATTTTATTATAGAGTAAATAATGTACTCTACAACATTTATCTTAGCTAAAACTAAAAATTATGATCATAACCTACGTATTGGAAAAAACATATATCCTTGTCCATCTTCTGGACAAGT contains:
- a CDS encoding amidohydrolase family protein, with translation MKKKKSNYLILKNVNLIDCNTDHVQRNMTISIRNGIIEKIVKEGELEISEDAKIITLSGKTVIPGLIDSHVHLFQSGVDDFMKPYAERLINKFERNCWLTIRSGVTTVRNMPGGRGYKIFKYRDKVKKGEIIGPRILASGPAITVPYSYFSILSYLPFSSFLRFFIERLFRIRGLSIDANNEREAKEVVRRLKREGVDFIKTITPGSNYPYAEDENIKSELLDKGLKKEQIEASMQPKILRAISEEANKLDLKVVCHNIYGTKGFSEAVKAGADSIEHSPMGLLSEETFNLMKEKEVYWVPTAYAIYNWKNIIDNPEIYETEEMKELVPEPFHSFGRKCLQKVRDDIENGGFWSEFYNEVEIFKQEYFPTNISIAIEKGVKIVAGVDCGAGGAGYIPHGQLHKELELYVTNGMGEFDALQTATKNAAELLGKIDELGTIEEGKVGDIVVLDSNPLENISNLKSINLVIKEGDIVFSKKESF